One stretch of Bacillus sp. SM2101 DNA includes these proteins:
- a CDS encoding PrgI family mobile element protein codes for MRRETVPEDMSSEQKVILGFISMRQLIYLLVGFFVIGAYIGPVFTFFSTINWVLALIASIISTIPVVAVILPLAFLKKGKYHMFFDRYLLTKMSASSQRGVWRKGSNSTDWMEDLK; via the coding sequence ATGAGACGTGAGACGGTTCCAGAAGATATGAGCTCAGAACAAAAAGTTATATTGGGATTTATATCGATGCGACAGCTAATTTATCTATTAGTTGGATTTTTTGTAATTGGTGCTTACATCGGCCCAGTGTTTACGTTTTTTTCTACAATTAATTGGGTTCTTGCCTTAATAGCTTCTATTATTTCTACAATTCCGGTAGTTGCAGTCATACTTCCTTTAGCATTCTTAAAAAAAGGAAAGTATCACATGTTTTTTGATAGGTATCTATTAACAAAAATGAGTGCTTCATCACAAAGAGGCGTATGGAGAAAAGGAAGTAATTCTACAGATTGGATGGAGGATTTGAAGTGA